One window from the genome of Thermococcus siculi encodes:
- a CDS encoding AIR synthase family protein encodes MLPPGKIPPEKLKELVFNRLGAPGERVLIGAGLGVDAAAIDFGERILVASTDPITGAEEGIGFYAVNVNANDVATFGARPKWFLVSILLPENSDEGLLSRIMGDLHESASRLGIAIVGGHTEVTPGLKKPIVVGTMLGEVEREKLVTSNGAKAGDAIILTKWAGLEGTAIIASERGEELEREFGREFVERAKSFIEMISVVEDALTANEIGVHAMHDPTEGGIANGLHEMADAAGLGFVVRGNKIPVREETAKICEFYGLNPLALISSGTLMIAAPQEKARDVVSALTEKGINASIVGEFVEDPETRVIIENDGERPLERPESDELWKVV; translated from the coding sequence ATGCTGCCGCCCGGTAAGATACCTCCAGAGAAGCTCAAGGAGCTTGTTTTCAACCGCCTCGGTGCACCCGGAGAGAGGGTTCTAATAGGGGCGGGCCTCGGCGTCGATGCAGCGGCCATAGATTTTGGAGAGAGGATTCTGGTTGCCTCAACGGACCCGATAACCGGGGCCGAGGAGGGCATAGGCTTCTACGCGGTCAATGTCAACGCCAACGATGTCGCGACGTTTGGGGCGAGGCCGAAGTGGTTCCTCGTGAGCATTCTCCTCCCCGAGAACTCGGACGAGGGGCTGCTCTCTCGGATAATGGGGGATCTCCACGAAAGCGCCTCAAGGCTCGGGATAGCCATTGTCGGCGGCCACACCGAGGTTACTCCCGGTCTCAAAAAGCCGATAGTCGTTGGAACGATGCTCGGGGAGGTGGAGAGGGAGAAGCTCGTCACCTCGAACGGTGCAAAGGCTGGAGACGCGATAATCCTGACCAAGTGGGCCGGCCTGGAGGGAACGGCGATAATCGCGAGCGAGAGGGGGGAAGAGCTGGAGAGGGAGTTCGGCAGGGAGTTCGTGGAGAGGGCGAAGTCCTTCATAGAGATGATAAGCGTCGTAGAGGATGCCCTCACCGCCAACGAGATAGGTGTTCACGCCATGCATGACCCGACGGAGGGCGGAATCGCCAACGGCCTCCACGAGATGGCTGATGCAGCGGGCCTCGGCTTCGTTGTCCGTGGGAATAAAATCCCCGTAAGGGAGGAAACGGCGAAGATATGCGAGTTCTACGGCCTGAACCCGCTCGCGCTGATAAGCTCCGGGACGCTGATGATAGCGGCCCCACAGGAGAAAGCCAGGGATGTGGTAAGTGCCCTCACCGAGAAGGGGATAAACGCCTCCATTGTCGGGGAGTTCGTGGAGGACCCGGAGACGAGGGTAATCATTGAGAACGACGGGGAGAGACCCCTTGAGAGGCCCGAGAGCGACGAGCTGTGGAAGGTGGTCTAA
- a CDS encoding ribosome biogenesis/translation initiation ATPase RLI: protein MSRIAVIDYDKCNPDKCGHFLCERVCPVNRMGGEAIIIDEENYRPIIQEASCTGCGICVHKCPFNAITIVNLPEQLDEDCVHRYGINAFVLYRLPIVKDGMVVGILGPNGTGKTTAVKILSGQILPNLCGDNDSWDNVIRAFRGNELQNYFESLKNREIRPVVKPQYVDLIPKAVKGKVRDLLKKADETGRFDEVVRELELENVLDRDIKHLSGGELQRVAIAAAILRDAHFYFFDEPSSYLDIRQRLKVARIIRHLADSGKAVLTVEHDLAVLDYLSDVIHVVYGKPGAYGIFSQPKSTRNGINEFLRGYLRDENVRFRPYEIRFTKSSERKSQASDILVEYPRLVKDYGGFKLEAEPGTLYMGEVVSIVGPNGIGKTTFVKMLAGVEKPTEGEIDWELKVSYKPQYIKADYEGTVFDLLSKIDAAKLMNSFYKTELLNPLGIPELYDKQVNELSGGELQRVAITAALIREADLYLLDEPSAYLDVEQRLAVSRAIRHLMEKESKTALVVEHDVLMIDYISDRIMVFEGEPGKHGKALPPTGMREGMNRFLSSVGITFRRDPDTGRPRANKENSVKDREQKEMGEYYYVAP, encoded by the coding sequence ATGAGCAGGATAGCGGTCATCGATTACGATAAGTGCAACCCCGACAAGTGCGGGCACTTCCTGTGCGAGCGCGTCTGCCCCGTCAATCGAATGGGCGGCGAGGCGATAATAATCGACGAGGAGAACTACAGACCGATCATTCAGGAGGCGAGCTGTACCGGTTGCGGAATCTGCGTCCACAAGTGCCCCTTCAACGCGATAACCATAGTGAACCTTCCGGAGCAGCTCGACGAGGACTGCGTTCACAGGTACGGAATAAACGCCTTCGTGCTTTACAGGCTGCCGATAGTCAAGGACGGCATGGTCGTGGGAATCCTCGGTCCGAACGGAACGGGTAAGACGACCGCCGTTAAAATCCTCTCCGGTCAGATACTGCCGAACCTCTGCGGGGACAACGACTCCTGGGACAACGTCATAAGGGCCTTCCGCGGAAACGAGCTTCAGAACTACTTCGAGAGCCTCAAGAATCGCGAGATAAGGCCCGTCGTCAAGCCGCAGTACGTTGACCTGATTCCGAAGGCGGTTAAGGGGAAGGTTCGCGACCTGCTCAAGAAGGCCGATGAAACAGGAAGGTTCGACGAGGTCGTCAGGGAGCTTGAGCTTGAGAACGTGCTGGACAGGGACATAAAACACCTCTCCGGCGGTGAGCTTCAGAGGGTCGCCATAGCGGCAGCCATACTCCGCGATGCACACTTCTACTTCTTCGATGAGCCATCGAGCTACCTTGACATAAGGCAGCGCCTCAAGGTTGCGAGGATCATAAGGCACCTCGCCGACTCGGGGAAGGCCGTTCTCACGGTCGAGCACGATTTAGCTGTCCTCGATTACCTCAGCGACGTCATCCACGTCGTCTACGGTAAACCCGGTGCCTACGGTATATTCTCCCAGCCGAAGTCAACGAGGAACGGCATAAACGAGTTCCTCCGCGGATACCTCCGGGACGAGAACGTCCGCTTCAGGCCCTACGAGATACGCTTCACCAAGTCGAGCGAGAGGAAGAGCCAGGCGAGCGACATCCTTGTGGAGTACCCGCGCCTCGTGAAGGACTACGGCGGCTTTAAGCTTGAGGCGGAGCCGGGAACGCTCTACATGGGTGAGGTGGTGAGCATAGTCGGCCCGAACGGCATCGGTAAGACCACTTTCGTGAAGATGCTCGCCGGCGTTGAAAAGCCGACGGAGGGCGAGATAGACTGGGAGCTGAAGGTCTCCTACAAGCCCCAGTACATCAAGGCCGATTACGAGGGAACCGTATTCGACCTGCTCAGCAAGATAGATGCCGCCAAGCTCATGAACAGCTTCTACAAGACGGAACTCCTCAACCCGCTTGGCATTCCCGAGCTGTACGACAAGCAGGTGAACGAGCTTTCCGGCGGTGAGTTGCAGAGGGTCGCCATAACCGCCGCACTCATTAGAGAGGCAGACCTCTACCTCCTCGACGAGCCTTCAGCTTATCTCGACGTCGAGCAGAGGCTTGCAGTCTCCAGGGCCATAAGGCACCTCATGGAGAAGGAATCCAAGACAGCCCTCGTCGTCGAGCACGACGTCCTCATGATAGACTACATCAGCGACAGGATAATGGTCTTCGAGGGTGAGCCTGGAAAGCACGGTAAGGCACTGCCACCGACGGGAATGCGCGAGGGTATGAACAGGTTCCTCTCCAGTGTCGGCATAACCTTCAGGCGCGATCCCGACACCGGAAGGCCGAGGGCCAACAAGGAAAACAGCGTGAAGGACAGGGAGCAGAAGGAGATGGGTGAGTACTACTACGTCGCCCCATGA
- the cas6 gene encoding CRISPR-associated endoribonuclease Cas6 codes for MRIKIELNSDERFPEWAIGKHTIQAMIYTHLNGTPYQELHERRGFKFFAFSDIFPSGPFGPEKKTLLISSPDEDFIETLYEKLLPDEKLYLGKHALNVLSIKKFRLRPKKAFITGSPVVLRAPGNGRFFTFHHHKSLAYFIERLTENAVEKYQAFTGEYFQPDGPIFTRLVPRIRKKGWIDVYVRVNIRGRYFDVPGTTWEYLEAPINESNREFYAFLMDAGIGELNSLGFGFLNPRKGA; via the coding sequence ATGCGAATCAAGATCGAGCTTAACTCGGACGAGAGGTTTCCGGAGTGGGCGATAGGGAAGCACACCATACAGGCGATGATATACACCCACCTCAACGGCACCCCCTACCAGGAGCTTCACGAGAGGAGGGGCTTCAAGTTCTTTGCCTTCTCCGACATCTTCCCCAGCGGCCCCTTCGGGCCTGAGAAGAAGACCCTCCTCATCAGTTCACCCGACGAGGACTTCATCGAAACCCTCTACGAGAAGCTCCTGCCCGATGAAAAGCTCTACCTCGGCAAGCATGCCCTCAACGTCCTCTCCATCAAGAAGTTCAGGCTGAGGCCGAAAAAAGCCTTCATAACCGGCTCCCCGGTTGTCCTTCGCGCGCCGGGGAACGGCCGCTTCTTCACATTCCACCACCACAAAAGTCTCGCCTACTTCATCGAGCGACTGACCGAGAACGCGGTGGAGAAGTACCAGGCCTTCACCGGCGAGTACTTCCAGCCCGATGGTCCCATCTTCACGAGACTCGTGCCCAGGATAAGGAAGAAGGGCTGGATTGACGTTTACGTTCGAGTGAACATCAGGGGCAGGTACTTCGACGTCCCCGGAACCACCTGGGAGTACCTTGAGGCGCCCATCAACGAGTCCAACAGGGAGTTCTACGCCTTTTTAATGGACGCCGGGATTGGGGAACTCAACAGCCTCGGCTTTGGCTTCCTGAACCCGAGGAAGGGGGCGTGA
- a CDS encoding type I restriction endonuclease codes for MEALMKAVLSVKGKISSHRKLYEKNEEAVKQHLIGEIFLALGWDWNNPEEVRPEERTEDGRADYALILNGSVFAYVEAKNLGVNIVKRDEPLRQLARYCFNSGVKYGILTNGAVWIAVKAFEEGSSLKDRILLVVNLVEESPDRAALKLSFLSKSRITDIERLSSLLKALELSFSGLRREGYSEDVLISYLTSRKGSSTVPVFELTGSETPRAAYVYDNGWKLVPLPEQSMRGVLLAVLLYLAKRYPGRKGEEVMKAYEQVKRIPLAPQTALEALKRLEEEEKLRISVEI; via the coding sequence ATGGAGGCCCTCATGAAGGCAGTGCTCAGCGTTAAGGGTAAGATATCCTCCCACAGGAAGCTCTACGAGAAGAACGAGGAGGCGGTAAAGCAGCACCTCATAGGGGAGATATTCCTCGCCCTCGGCTGGGACTGGAATAACCCGGAGGAGGTTCGCCCTGAGGAGAGGACGGAGGATGGAAGGGCGGACTACGCGCTGATTCTCAACGGCTCCGTGTTTGCCTACGTCGAGGCCAAAAACCTGGGCGTGAACATAGTCAAGCGAGACGAACCACTCCGCCAGCTGGCGCGCTACTGCTTCAACTCGGGGGTTAAGTATGGCATTTTGACCAACGGGGCCGTCTGGATAGCGGTTAAGGCCTTTGAGGAGGGTTCCTCCCTGAAGGACCGCATCCTTCTGGTGGTGAACCTGGTGGAGGAATCGCCGGACAGGGCCGCCCTCAAGCTGTCGTTCCTCTCCAAGTCGAGGATAACGGACATTGAGAGGCTCTCATCCCTCCTCAAGGCCCTCGAACTCAGCTTTTCGGGCCTCAGAAGGGAGGGCTATTCCGAGGATGTTCTCATCTCCTACCTGACGTCGAGGAAAGGCTCGAGCACGGTCCCCGTGTTTGAACTCACCGGAAGCGAGACCCCCAGGGCGGCGTACGTTTATGACAACGGCTGGAAGCTCGTCCCGCTACCGGAGCAGAGCATGAGGGGCGTCCTCCTTGCGGTTCTCCTCTACCTCGCGAAGCGCTACCCCGGCAGAAAGGGGGAGGAGGTCATGAAGGCCTACGAGCAGGTGAAGAGGATACCCCTCGCCCCCCAGACCGCCCTCGAAGCCCTCAAGAGGCTGGAGGAGGAAGAAAAGCTGAGGATATCCGTGGAGATTTAG
- a CDS encoding cell wall-binding repeat-containing protein has product MVWKKGMALLFGLMLITAGLAFGKAAAAETSVTVILVSDNEADSALAYYLANLTGAIVVMTAWGVYDANVTAEVMNYAPDQVIIIGGPDAVVEQYVSDLKDLNITVERWWGENRYRTNLAVIGNATLKLNIKFENSVVVVPGNDTGAIREALRRAVKVHGIVLFANNTTDPIRVMAKFQITPKNITVIHSRVMKGAMVGLVRKLKGSDGLRANLTEMEVNVTPEMAMEAINTSEERIATAEEMLANVTLPPQMERVAERMLLLAKKQLNVSKKAYEEGNYGKAYGQAIAAKAHAEFVIRVASKEWQMKVRFDPAMRATMFLHRVEIQLKVMEKAGVNVTEVRELVEQLKVAIKNKDYDTIDALMWQIQHKLLELYTHGRGKFREHIVFPARGRHGMP; this is encoded by the coding sequence ATGGTGTGGAAAAAAGGCATGGCATTGCTCTTTGGTTTGATGTTGATAACGGCCGGCCTGGCCTTTGGAAAGGCCGCGGCTGCAGAGACCAGTGTGACGGTGATACTCGTCAGCGACAACGAGGCGGATTCCGCACTCGCGTACTACCTGGCCAACCTGACGGGTGCGATAGTCGTTATGACCGCCTGGGGCGTTTACGATGCGAACGTTACCGCCGAGGTTATGAACTACGCGCCCGACCAGGTGATCATAATAGGCGGTCCCGATGCGGTGGTCGAGCAGTACGTCAGCGATCTCAAGGATCTCAACATAACGGTGGAGCGCTGGTGGGGCGAGAACAGGTACAGGACAAACCTGGCAGTCATAGGCAACGCCACCCTTAAGCTCAATATAAAGTTCGAGAACAGCGTCGTGGTCGTTCCCGGAAACGACACGGGTGCCATAAGGGAGGCCCTCAGGAGGGCCGTTAAGGTTCACGGGATAGTACTCTTCGCCAACAACACCACCGACCCGATCAGGGTCATGGCCAAGTTCCAGATAACGCCGAAGAACATCACGGTCATCCACAGCAGGGTAATGAAGGGAGCCATGGTGGGACTCGTGAGGAAGCTGAAGGGAAGCGACGGGCTGAGGGCCAACCTCACGGAGATGGAGGTCAACGTTACACCGGAGATGGCAATGGAGGCCATAAACACCAGCGAGGAACGCATAGCGACCGCCGAGGAGATGCTCGCGAACGTCACGCTTCCGCCGCAGATGGAGAGGGTCGCCGAGAGGATGCTCCTGCTCGCGAAAAAACAGCTCAACGTCTCAAAGAAGGCCTACGAGGAGGGTAACTACGGTAAAGCCTACGGACAGGCGATAGCGGCAAAGGCCCACGCGGAGTTCGTCATAAGGGTGGCCTCGAAGGAGTGGCAGATGAAGGTTCGCTTCGATCCGGCGATGAGGGCCACAATGTTCCTCCACCGCGTCGAGATACAGCTAAAGGTAATGGAGAAGGCCGGTGTGAACGTCACGGAAGTGAGGGAGCTGGTGGAGCAGCTGAAGGTGGCCATAAAGAACAAGGACTACGATACCATTGACGCCCTGATGTGGCAGATACAGCACAAGCTCCTCGAGCTTTACACCCACGGAAGGGGCAAGTTCAGGGAGCACATCGTGTTCCCGGCCAGGGGAAGGCATGGAATGCCGTGA